The Sulfurospirillum halorespirans DSM 13726 genome has a window encoding:
- a CDS encoding cytochrome b/b6 domain-containing protein — translation MNKRIHEVFVWPLCTRIIHWIMATSFLLSFGTSFFHYLFRWHLAFGLIFGIVLLFRLIWGFVGPNYATFKTFTLSPKELQDYFVQKVQNRWRKIHAGHNAASSWFTLIVLGLGSWIVLSGLLLQGIQEGSGIFKELNEHYFQFSSSLLSLHEVLSYLLFIWALIHIVGVLIEQFYHKTHMLFAMITGYKKAEGSDARVSMVRHLFAYAVIGLSMVTLYSVACSNETFLTQSRFEKRNFQAENPAFFEKCSTCHKLYPPFMLPHDSWVRLMEGLDNHFGEQIRENNITKSEQMSIKAYLLSHSAESSSHKVAFKTLESLGEMRPISMSKVPYWRETHKSIDKNIYHSLHVKDASNCFACHPDFEYGILDNTRIHIPK, via the coding sequence ATGAACAAAAGAATTCATGAAGTTTTTGTATGGCCTTTGTGTACACGCATTATTCATTGGATTATGGCAACATCCTTTCTCCTCTCCTTTGGTACCTCATTTTTCCATTATCTTTTTAGATGGCATTTAGCCTTCGGTCTTATTTTTGGCATTGTGTTACTTTTTCGACTCATTTGGGGATTTGTTGGACCCAATTATGCCACGTTTAAAACGTTTACGTTAAGCCCCAAAGAGCTTCAAGACTATTTTGTCCAGAAAGTTCAAAACAGATGGCGCAAAATTCATGCGGGGCACAATGCCGCGTCCAGTTGGTTTACGCTGATTGTTTTAGGCTTGGGGAGTTGGATTGTTCTCAGTGGGCTACTTTTGCAAGGAATCCAAGAAGGCAGTGGGATTTTCAAAGAGCTCAATGAGCACTATTTTCAGTTTTCTTCCTCTCTTTTGAGTCTCCATGAAGTGCTTTCGTATCTGCTTTTTATCTGGGCATTGATTCACATCGTTGGTGTTTTAATCGAGCAGTTTTACCATAAAACGCACATGCTTTTTGCGATGATCACGGGTTATAAAAAAGCAGAAGGTAGTGATGCGCGGGTTTCGATGGTACGCCATCTTTTTGCCTACGCGGTGATTGGGTTATCGATGGTGACGCTGTATAGCGTGGCATGTTCTAACGAGACATTTTTGACACAAAGCAGGTTTGAGAAGCGCAATTTTCAAGCAGAAAATCCTGCCTTTTTTGAAAAATGTAGCACCTGCCATAAACTCTATCCTCCCTTTATGTTACCGCACGACTCATGGGTACGTCTTATGGAGGGACTGGATAATCACTTTGGCGAGCAAATTAGAGAAAATAACATCACCAAAAGCGAACAGATGAGCATCAAAGCGTACCTTTTAAGCCACAGCGCGGAGAGTTCATCGCACAAAGTTGCCTTTAAAACACTCGAATCTTTGGGCGAAATGCGTCCTATTTCGATGAGTAAGGTTCCATATTGGAGAGAAACACACAAAAGCATTGATAAAAATATCTATCACTCTTTACATGTAAAAGATGCTTCAAACTGTTTTGCCTGTCACCCTGATTTTGAGTACGGCATTTTAGATAATACACGGATTCATATTCCCAAATAG
- a CDS encoding c-type cytochrome: MKKMNLALSLIALVVLSGCGDKPKSEVVTYKYTPDQVYKETCLHCHGPKGEGVAEKKGPALTKQSVQELEMSLFDIKNGGLGQSTATEHDVMEHNMKKLAEKGYDYDIKMMANYIHNTFNVTK; this comes from the coding sequence ATGAAAAAAATGAATTTAGCACTCTCACTCATTGCCTTGGTTGTTTTAAGTGGATGTGGCGATAAACCAAAATCAGAGGTTGTCACCTATAAATACACACCAGATCAAGTGTATAAAGAGACATGTTTACACTGTCATGGGCCAAAAGGTGAAGGGGTTGCTGAGAAAAAAGGACCTGCTCTTACGAAACAGAGTGTTCAAGAACTTGAGATGTCACTCTTTGACATTAAAAACGGCGGTCTTGGACAATCCACGGCTACCGAGCACGATGTTATGGAACATAACATGAAAAAATTAGCTGAAAAAGGGTATGACTACGACATTAAAATGATGGCGAATTACATTCACAACACCTTTAACGTCACTAAATAA
- a CDS encoding NAD(P)/FAD-dependent oxidoreductase: MKSDKIIEEILFEIEKHERGMSRRNAMKLLAASPIAASVIASATIATEAEASSSNATGKIVIVGGGLAGIATAAKLTNRLANPDITLIEPNPYSVSYQPGQTLIAAGVWEKSDITYETANFIPKGVKWIKDSVVSFDPQNNKVKTADGTEIGYDYLVVATGLTLNFGAIKGLEGEITSMGANDVVRKKVGKDGVYSVYFADGAVDTKKGIEELIAKAKAHKGPEKLQAIFTDPDTAIKCGGAPKKVMYITHDLLKKAGVRDKVELTFCPSGDKMFGVPEYNAAIFEQFKVRDFKWEFKTNLVAIDTEKKMATFEKKWLEKGEYDEDLKEYTMVSMSKLVEKKYDFIHITPPQKAPDFVGKSPVGSSKGWVPVVKETLQHVTYKNIFALGDVAAVPMGKTGGSARKQYNVVAENLIAVMEKQAKLPAEYDGYTVCPLITSIGTVAMLEFNWTAKPAPSFPLDPTQERWIWWLVKVYALKPMTIYGMLSGRA, encoded by the coding sequence ATGAAATCAGACAAAATCATTGAGGAGATACTCTTTGAGATTGAAAAGCATGAACGTGGAATGTCTCGCCGTAATGCGATGAAGTTATTGGCAGCATCTCCAATTGCTGCAAGTGTTATAGCAAGTGCAACAATCGCTACAGAAGCTGAAGCTTCGAGTTCGAATGCTACAGGCAAAATTGTAATCGTAGGCGGTGGTCTTGCGGGCATTGCAACCGCTGCAAAGCTTACAAACAGACTTGCAAACCCTGACATTACGCTGATCGAGCCAAATCCATACTCTGTTTCGTATCAACCCGGGCAAACGTTGATCGCAGCTGGTGTATGGGAAAAAAGTGACATTACCTATGAAACGGCGAATTTTATCCCTAAAGGGGTTAAGTGGATTAAAGACTCGGTTGTGAGTTTCGATCCACAAAACAATAAAGTCAAAACAGCTGATGGCACAGAGATTGGGTACGATTATTTAGTAGTAGCAACGGGATTGACACTGAATTTTGGGGCTATTAAAGGCTTAGAAGGCGAAATTACCTCCATGGGTGCGAATGATGTTGTGCGCAAAAAAGTGGGAAAAGATGGCGTTTACTCTGTCTATTTTGCCGATGGCGCCGTGGATACCAAAAAAGGTATCGAAGAGCTGATCGCTAAAGCCAAAGCACACAAAGGTCCTGAAAAACTTCAAGCGATTTTTACCGACCCTGATACGGCGATTAAATGTGGTGGCGCACCTAAAAAAGTTATGTACATTACACATGATTTACTCAAAAAAGCGGGTGTAAGAGATAAAGTAGAATTAACCTTTTGTCCATCAGGCGATAAAATGTTTGGCGTACCTGAATACAATGCCGCCATTTTTGAGCAGTTTAAAGTCAGAGATTTTAAATGGGAGTTTAAAACCAATTTAGTTGCGATTGATACTGAGAAAAAAATGGCAACCTTTGAGAAGAAATGGCTTGAAAAAGGTGAATACGACGAAGATCTTAAAGAGTACACGATGGTCTCTATGAGCAAATTGGTCGAGAAAAAATACGATTTTATCCATATCACGCCTCCTCAAAAAGCTCCTGATTTTGTTGGAAAATCACCGGTTGGTTCGAGCAAAGGCTGGGTTCCAGTTGTGAAAGAGACTCTGCAACACGTTACCTACAAAAATATTTTTGCATTAGGAGATGTTGCCGCTGTGCCTATGGGAAAAACGGGCGGAAGTGCGCGTAAACAATACAATGTCGTTGCCGAAAACTTAATCGCAGTGATGGAAAAACAAGCAAAACTCCCTGCTGAGTACGATGGTTATACGGTATGTCCTTTGATTACGAGTATTGGAACGGTGGCAATGCTTGAATTTAACTGGACAGCCAAACCCGCACCTTCTTTCCCACTTGATCCAACACAAGAGCGCTGGATATGGTGGTTGGTTAAGGTCTATGCCCTCAAACCTATGACAATTTACGGCATGCTCTCTGGTAGAGCCTAG
- a CDS encoding phosphatase: MIGCDLGSNTLRIVEIACESKTRVKAFERIVRTAKDLHVTGRISEISKQNILNALKEASKIFDFKQEKCFCVTTEAMRVASNAKEILDEIEACFGLCFEIISGEREAYLTSLAIENALKREGFEHQTYALFDLGGGSTELTFCRSGIKQSQSFPFGIINTAERYTQEREAHVARIVESISPFVQTQPDISSTFLQLVTTAGTPTTVAAFLEGLDYAHYDANKVNGKILHVNDFEEAYQRLSCMNESDAERFTGTNRKDLVVVGILIVKAMMRKLGFEKCIVVDDGLREGVVLEQCYNLARS; this comes from the coding sequence ATGATTGGGTGTGATTTAGGCTCCAATACCCTGCGTATTGTGGAAATAGCGTGTGAGAGTAAAACCCGTGTGAAGGCGTTTGAGCGCATTGTGCGCACCGCAAAAGATTTACATGTAACGGGGAGGATCAGTGAAATTTCAAAACAGAATATTTTGAATGCGCTAAAAGAAGCTTCTAAAATTTTTGATTTTAAACAGGAAAAATGCTTCTGTGTGACGACTGAAGCGATGCGCGTGGCGTCCAATGCGAAAGAAATTTTAGACGAAATTGAGGCATGTTTTGGGCTTTGTTTTGAAATTATTTCAGGTGAAAGAGAAGCGTACTTAACTTCATTAGCGATCGAGAATGCCCTAAAACGTGAGGGTTTTGAGCATCAAACCTACGCCTTGTTCGATCTAGGCGGAGGCTCAACAGAACTCACGTTTTGCCGGAGTGGTATCAAACAGTCTCAAAGCTTTCCCTTTGGCATTATCAACACCGCGGAGCGCTATACACAAGAACGTGAAGCGCATGTTGCACGCATTGTAGAGTCCATTAGCCCGTTTGTGCAAACGCAACCCGATATTTCTTCCACTTTTTTACAATTAGTAACAACTGCAGGAACACCAACCACGGTTGCCGCTTTTTTAGAAGGGCTGGATTATGCCCATTACGATGCAAACAAAGTCAATGGAAAGATCTTACATGTAAACGATTTTGAAGAGGCGTATCAGCGATTAAGTTGTATGAATGAGAGCGATGCAGAGCGCTTCACAGGTACGAATCGTAAGGATTTGGTGGTTGTGGGAATTTTAATTGTCAAAGCGATGATGCGTAAACTTGGCTTTGAAAAATGTATTGTCGTTGATGATGGACTCAGAGAAGGGGTTGTTCTAGAGCAGTGTTACAATTTAGCACGATCCTAA
- a CDS encoding acetolactate synthase large subunit: MELSGSQMVIEALRKENVSVVFGYPGGAIMNVYDEVYKQNYFKHILTRHEQAALHAADGYARASGEVGVAFVTSGPGFTNAVTGLATAYMDSIPMVVISGQVPISMIGTDAFQEIDAVGISRPCVKHNYLVKDVKDLPRILKEAFYIARSGRPGPVHVDIPKDVTAQMGHFAYPSEIKMQTYKPTYKGNPRQIKKAIEAIQAAKRPVLYIGGGAINSNASAEVREFAKLCGIPAVETLMARGVMGDENPLLLGMLGMHGCYSANMAMSEADLMIAFGPRFDDRVTGKLSEFAKHAKIIHVDIDPSSIGKIVPIDYPIVGDLKNVVEAMIPLAKEQIDESKYKPWRDLLKRYDEIHPLKYEDSNEILKPQWAIERVGQLLGDKAIICTDVGQHQMWAAQFYPFSYPRQWLSSGGLGTMGYGLPAAIGAKVAVPSKTVINFTGDGSILMNIQELMTAVENKVAVVNIILNNQFLGMVRQWQTFFYNKRYSSTDLSVQPDFVKLVESFGGRGFRVTTKDEFDKALKEAIESNTVCMIDVQVDRFENVLPMVPAGGTLYNMMLEYKE; the protein is encoded by the coding sequence ATGGAGTTAAGCGGTTCCCAAATGGTCATAGAAGCACTACGTAAGGAGAATGTCAGCGTCGTCTTTGGCTATCCTGGTGGTGCTATCATGAATGTTTACGATGAAGTTTACAAACAAAACTATTTTAAACATATTCTCACACGACACGAGCAAGCAGCCCTTCACGCAGCCGATGGCTATGCCAGAGCCAGCGGAGAAGTCGGCGTTGCCTTTGTGACCAGTGGTCCTGGTTTTACCAATGCTGTCACTGGACTTGCAACAGCCTATATGGATTCCATTCCGATGGTCGTCATCAGCGGTCAAGTTCCGATTAGTATGATCGGAACCGATGCGTTTCAAGAGATTGACGCGGTGGGTATTAGTCGTCCGTGTGTTAAACACAACTATTTGGTTAAAGATGTCAAAGATTTGCCACGTATTTTAAAAGAGGCGTTTTACATTGCACGAAGTGGACGTCCAGGTCCCGTACATGTCGACATTCCTAAAGATGTCACAGCACAGATGGGTCACTTTGCGTATCCGAGCGAAATTAAGATGCAAACGTATAAGCCAACTTATAAAGGCAATCCACGTCAGATTAAAAAGGCAATTGAAGCGATCCAAGCTGCTAAACGTCCGGTACTTTACATCGGTGGTGGTGCGATTAATTCTAACGCTAGCGCAGAAGTAAGGGAATTTGCAAAGCTCTGTGGTATTCCTGCGGTTGAAACCTTAATGGCACGTGGTGTTATGGGTGATGAGAACCCACTGCTTCTTGGAATGCTTGGAATGCACGGCTGTTACAGTGCCAATATGGCAATGAGTGAAGCCGATCTTATGATCGCATTTGGCCCACGTTTTGATGACCGTGTTACAGGAAAACTCAGTGAATTTGCCAAACATGCCAAAATCATTCATGTCGATATTGATCCTAGTAGCATTGGAAAAATTGTCCCGATTGATTACCCCATAGTAGGTGATCTTAAAAACGTTGTTGAAGCGATGATTCCTCTGGCAAAAGAGCAAATCGATGAGAGTAAATACAAACCGTGGCGCGATCTGTTAAAGCGCTACGATGAGATTCATCCTCTTAAATACGAAGACTCAAATGAGATTCTTAAACCACAGTGGGCGATTGAACGCGTAGGGCAATTACTGGGCGATAAAGCCATTATCTGTACTGACGTTGGGCAACACCAAATGTGGGCAGCACAGTTTTATCCCTTTTCCTACCCTCGCCAATGGCTCAGCAGCGGCGGACTTGGAACAATGGGGTATGGACTTCCTGCAGCCATTGGCGCTAAAGTTGCCGTGCCTTCTAAAACCGTTATTAACTTTACGGGTGATGGCTCCATCCTTATGAACATTCAAGAGTTAATGACCGCGGTTGAAAACAAAGTTGCGGTGGTTAACATCATCTTAAACAACCAATTTTTAGGCATGGTTCGCCAATGGCAAACGTTCTTTTACAATAAACGCTACTCGTCAACCGACCTTTCCGTTCAACCTGATTTTGTCAAATTGGTGGAGAGTTTTGGCGGCCGTGGCTTTAGGGTTACCACCAAAGATGAGTTTGACAAAGCCCTTAAAGAAGCGATTGAGAGTAACACGGTCTGTATGATCGATGTTCAAGTCGACCGTTTTGAGAATGTTTTACCGATGGTTCCAGCAGGTGGAACGCTTTACAATATGATGCTTGAGTATAAGGAGTAA
- the ilvN gene encoding acetolactate synthase small subunit — translation MRRVLSVIVLNEDGVLSRISGLFAGRGYNIDSLTVAPIPKTNLSRLTIVTSGSTPVLEQIVKQLHKLIPTYKVIESGQFVEKEMALVKIPLSEDFNGLDAMLKAYNGTIASSGEDFIVVMVADDYDRIDNFLKAVKKYNPTDIVRSGSVAMDI, via the coding sequence ATCAGAAGAGTTTTATCGGTTATCGTTTTAAATGAAGATGGCGTTTTATCGCGCATATCGGGTCTCTTTGCGGGTCGTGGGTACAATATTGATTCATTGACCGTGGCTCCTATACCCAAAACAAATCTATCGAGGTTGACGATTGTCACCTCAGGCAGTACGCCTGTTTTGGAGCAGATCGTTAAACAGTTGCATAAGCTGATTCCGACCTATAAAGTCATTGAATCAGGTCAATTTGTTGAAAAAGAGATGGCGCTCGTTAAAATTCCTCTTAGTGAAGATTTTAACGGTCTTGATGCGATGCTTAAAGCGTACAATGGCACGATTGCAAGCAGTGGTGAAGATTTTATCGTTGTCATGGTTGCCGATGATTACGATCGTATCGACAACTTTTTAAAAGCGGTTAAAAAATACAATCCTACCGACATCGTTAGAAGCGGCTCAGTCGCGATGGATATTTAG
- the lpxD gene encoding UDP-3-O-(3-hydroxymyristoyl)glucosamine N-acyltransferase, giving the protein MKLSLLAQAISLEFSGMDQEVTSFATLKEATSSQIAFFVNPKLLGDLQNTKAGVVILPAAFLEHLPSSSQALISDNPYLSMAYASAFFAKKPFDTSSPATICEKSSIGTHVVIGSGSVVEEGVQIMPNVTIGANVSIGKNVVIYPNVVIYDGCVIGEGCIIQAGTVIGSDGFGYAHTKLGEHIKIYHTGNVILEENVEVGANTTIDKAVFGSTIIRKGTKIDNLVQIGHNCELGQYCIIVAQSGLAGSSKLGRNVVMGGQSATAGHLEIGDFATIAARGGVSKSIEGGKTYGGFPLTLQSEWLKTHAKIAKFFTKN; this is encoded by the coding sequence ATGAAACTAAGCCTTTTAGCCCAAGCGATTTCGCTTGAATTTTCAGGAATGGATCAAGAGGTTACCTCCTTTGCAACACTCAAGGAGGCGACTTCTTCGCAGATCGCTTTTTTTGTCAATCCTAAACTTTTAGGCGATTTACAAAACACCAAAGCAGGGGTCGTCATTCTCCCTGCTGCTTTTTTAGAACATCTTCCTTCAAGTTCCCAAGCGCTTATCAGCGACAATCCTTATTTGAGTATGGCGTATGCGAGTGCCTTTTTTGCTAAAAAACCGTTTGATACCTCGTCTCCTGCTACGATTTGCGAAAAAAGTAGCATTGGGACGCACGTGGTTATCGGCAGTGGCAGTGTTGTGGAAGAGGGCGTGCAGATTATGCCCAATGTCACGATAGGTGCAAATGTAAGCATTGGTAAAAATGTTGTGATTTACCCTAATGTTGTGATTTACGATGGTTGTGTCATTGGCGAGGGTTGCATCATTCAAGCGGGAACGGTGATTGGAAGTGACGGTTTTGGTTATGCTCATACAAAATTGGGTGAGCATATTAAGATCTATCACACGGGAAATGTCATTCTGGAAGAGAATGTGGAAGTAGGGGCAAATACAACCATAGACAAAGCTGTTTTTGGATCGACGATCATTCGAAAAGGGACAAAAATAGACAACCTCGTTCAAATTGGGCACAATTGTGAATTGGGGCAGTATTGTATTATTGTTGCACAATCGGGATTGGCAGGTTCATCCAAACTCGGGCGTAACGTTGTTATGGGTGGACAAAGTGCAACAGCTGGACATTTGGAGATTGGTGATTTTGCAACGATTGCTGCACGCGGTGGCGTTTCAAAATCAATAGAGGGCGGTAAAACGTACGGTGGTTTCCCACTGACTTTGCAAAGTGAGTGGCTTAAAACGCACGCAAAAATAGCGAAATTTTTTACAAAGAATTAA
- a CDS encoding NAD(P)-dependent oxidoreductase, with translation MNKYVITLAKTCLGCKKPSCRTGCPVGTPIPEMIRLFLAGEIKEAGKLLFDNNPLSVICSMVCPHEKHCEGHCILNKKGTAVSVGSIENYISDLYMNDLQFEKPIKNGKKVAIIGSGPAGISLAVILGAKGYEITMYDAHDKIGGVLRYGIPDFRLNKEILDTIETKLRQLDVTIRPNITIGKNITIADLFRDDFKAIFIGTGVWAPKKLGIKGESLGHVHFAIDYLKNPSVYRLGHQVVVLGAGNVAMDVARTAVRHGAREVIIMYRKGMEDIPASHHEVECAKIDGVKFELYKQPIEITEQGVIYASTDESGEEGLLEADSILIAISQSPKDNIVQSARQIEVDGKGLVITDESGRTTMEGVFASGDVVTGARTVVEAVAFSKRAAVAIEEYIDSI, from the coding sequence ATGAACAAATATGTCATTACTCTTGCAAAAACCTGTTTGGGCTGTAAAAAGCCATCCTGTCGTACTGGATGTCCTGTTGGCACGCCCATTCCTGAAATGATTCGTCTTTTTTTGGCAGGCGAGATTAAAGAAGCAGGTAAATTACTGTTTGATAATAACCCCCTCTCCGTCATCTGTTCCATGGTCTGTCCGCATGAAAAACATTGCGAGGGGCACTGTATTCTCAATAAAAAGGGAACGGCGGTGAGTGTTGGAAGTATTGAAAATTATATTTCCGATCTCTACATGAACGATCTTCAGTTTGAAAAACCCATCAAAAATGGCAAAAAAGTTGCAATTATCGGAAGTGGCCCTGCGGGTATCTCTTTAGCGGTTATTTTAGGAGCAAAAGGGTACGAGATTACGATGTACGATGCCCACGATAAAATCGGTGGCGTACTTCGCTATGGTATTCCTGATTTTAGGCTCAATAAAGAGATCTTAGATACGATTGAGACGAAACTTCGCCAGTTAGACGTTACGATTCGCCCGAACATTACCATTGGTAAAAACATCACCATCGCCGATCTTTTCCGTGATGATTTTAAAGCTATTTTTATTGGAACAGGGGTTTGGGCTCCGAAGAAATTGGGTATTAAAGGCGAGAGCTTAGGACATGTGCATTTTGCGATTGACTATCTCAAAAATCCTTCGGTCTACCGTTTAGGACACCAAGTGGTTGTTTTAGGGGCAGGCAATGTCGCAATGGATGTGGCACGAACAGCGGTGCGTCATGGCGCACGTGAAGTGATTATTATGTATCGAAAAGGGATGGAAGACATTCCTGCATCGCATCATGAGGTCGAGTGTGCCAAAATCGATGGTGTCAAGTTTGAGCTTTACAAACAGCCTATTGAAATTACCGAACAAGGTGTTATCTACGCTAGTACGGATGAGAGTGGTGAAGAGGGATTATTGGAAGCAGATTCTATTTTAATCGCCATTAGTCAGAGCCCTAAAGACAATATTGTCCAATCTGCACGCCAAATTGAAGTGGATGGAAAAGGCTTAGTTATTACGGATGAGAGTGGACGTACAACAATGGAAGGTGTTTTTGCCTCAGGAGACGTGGTAACGGGAGCTCGAACGGTAGTCGAAGCAGTCGCTTTTTCAAAACGTGCTGCGGTTGCAATCGAAGAGTATATTGATTCAATTTAA
- a CDS encoding pyridoxal phosphate-dependent aminotransferase encodes MLSKRIQVLSPSLTMAITSLARDLKAQGRDVLSFSAGEPDFDTPQIVKDAAIAAINDGFSKYTAVGGTPEVLKAIAGKLKRENNLDYKPSDIVVNVGAKHSLFNIFQAIIDEGDEVIIPAPYWVTYPEIVKYSDGTPVFIDTDETSGFKITPAQLKAAITPKTKALLLNTPSNPTGSVYSKEELTALADVLKGTNILVVSDEMYEKILFDGLVFTSVASISEDMFKRTITVNGLSKSVSMTGWRFGYFACPIKEITDAIVDFQGQSTSNINSITQKAAVPALNGLADADIEIMRSAFERRRNLAHELLNQIEGISVLKPEGAFYLFVNTKAIENDSMKFCQKLLEEKGVAVVPGIGFGTEGYFRLSFATDDATIKDGIERIASFVKNYK; translated from the coding sequence ATGCTGTCTAAAAGAATCCAAGTTTTATCACCGTCTCTTACTATGGCGATTACATCTTTAGCGAGAGACCTTAAAGCACAAGGTCGAGATGTTCTGAGTTTTTCAGCGGGTGAGCCTGATTTTGATACGCCACAAATTGTCAAAGATGCGGCGATTGCGGCGATTAACGATGGTTTTTCAAAATACACCGCGGTTGGCGGTACTCCAGAAGTGTTAAAAGCAATTGCTGGAAAATTGAAGCGTGAAAACAATCTTGACTATAAACCTTCCGATATTGTGGTCAATGTAGGTGCGAAACATTCATTGTTTAACATTTTTCAAGCAATCATTGACGAAGGTGATGAAGTCATTATTCCTGCCCCTTACTGGGTAACGTATCCTGAAATTGTCAAGTACAGTGATGGAACACCTGTGTTTATTGATACCGATGAAACCAGTGGTTTTAAAATCACCCCTGCACAGCTTAAAGCGGCGATTACCCCAAAAACAAAAGCACTGTTACTCAACACCCCTTCTAACCCAACAGGTTCTGTCTATTCCAAAGAAGAGCTTACGGCTTTAGCAGACGTGTTAAAAGGAACCAACATTTTAGTGGTTTCCGATGAGATGTATGAGAAAATTCTCTTTGATGGTCTTGTATTCACTTCAGTGGCATCGATCAGTGAAGATATGTTTAAACGCACCATTACGGTCAATGGTTTGAGTAAATCAGTCTCCATGACGGGCTGGCGTTTTGGTTACTTTGCCTGTCCTATTAAAGAGATTACTGATGCGATCGTTGATTTTCAAGGACAAAGCACCTCAAACATCAACTCTATTACGCAAAAAGCGGCGGTTCCTGCACTCAATGGCTTAGCCGATGCGGATATTGAAATCATGCGCTCAGCATTTGAGCGAAGACGTAATCTTGCGCATGAGCTCTTAAATCAAATTGAGGGTATTTCGGTGTTAAAACCAGAAGGCGCTTTTTATCTGTTCGTCAATACCAAAGCGATTGAAAATGACTCTATGAAGTTTTGTCAAAAATTGCTTGAAGAAAAAGGCGTTGCGGTTGTTCCAGGTATTGGGTTTGGCACGGAAGGGTATTTTAGACTCTCTTTTGCGACCGATGATGCAACGATTAAAGATGGCATTGAACGTATTGCCTCTTTTGTTAAAAATTACAAGTAA
- a CDS encoding nitrogenase component 1, translated as MSRYQSIKELFNESSCSHNTNTEKKVTCERLSPGTMIGGCSFEGALQALLPFKNAAHLIHSPSTCPQVTHLFQNAPSSVFTTQMDAHDLIFGGEDKLSSSINYVYAHIHPEVIFIYLTCVSSLIGEDIERIINTKQETLGIPIILINAAGFMGGVPFGARIAGVTLMQQLMGQKEPLDALAYDINLIGFNASLNEMNAYKMLLESIGFRIHWIFGGVEDVERTQMAHCVKLNVLIGAKPMVSLARKMKEMWDIPWVEVSFYGRHATSDAIRSIVEIFADGKLTRISEQFIAREEKSLHQALESCCTVLKDKVALLDLKGKYSWQFIPMLKELNVRIAATAIYQCTQDDSEKVFELLKGQGMVIRDPYEELEEIIDEEAVDILLCDVHHYHSAAASKIAFIEVSPVLQTSFIGYTGLLSFAHELVQTLEDPFFTTVFQKAPWE; from the coding sequence ATGTCGCGTTATCAGAGCATTAAAGAGCTGTTCAACGAATCCAGCTGTAGTCACAATACCAATACAGAGAAAAAAGTGACCTGTGAGCGGCTTAGTCCTGGCACTATGATTGGTGGATGTTCGTTTGAAGGAGCGCTTCAAGCCTTATTGCCGTTCAAAAATGCGGCGCATCTTATTCATTCGCCAAGTACTTGTCCTCAGGTAACACATCTTTTTCAGAATGCGCCCTCTTCTGTTTTTACCACACAAATGGACGCACACGATCTCATTTTTGGAGGTGAAGACAAACTCTCTTCAAGCATAAACTACGTTTATGCGCATATTCATCCCGAAGTCATCTTTATCTATCTGACCTGCGTAAGCTCTTTAATTGGTGAGGATATTGAACGCATTATAAACACCAAGCAAGAAACCCTTGGTATCCCGATTATTCTCATCAATGCAGCAGGGTTTATGGGCGGTGTTCCGTTTGGTGCACGCATTGCAGGCGTGACACTGATGCAACAGTTAATGGGGCAAAAAGAGCCTTTGGATGCTTTGGCATACGACATTAATCTCATAGGTTTTAACGCCTCGCTGAATGAAATGAATGCGTATAAAATGCTCCTTGAAAGCATTGGTTTTCGCATCCATTGGATCTTTGGAGGCGTGGAAGATGTGGAGCGCACACAAATGGCGCACTGTGTAAAACTCAATGTCCTGATTGGGGCTAAACCGATGGTCAGTTTAGCCAGAAAGATGAAAGAGATGTGGGATATTCCTTGGGTCGAGGTCTCCTTTTATGGAAGGCACGCAACTTCTGATGCTATTCGCTCCATCGTTGAAATTTTTGCCGATGGAAAACTGACGCGTATTTCAGAGCAGTTTATTGCGCGTGAAGAGAAAAGTCTCCATCAAGCATTAGAATCTTGTTGCACAGTTTTAAAGGATAAAGTCGCACTACTCGATCTTAAAGGCAAATACTCATGGCAATTTATTCCTATGTTAAAAGAGCTGAATGTTCGCATCGCAGCAACTGCCATTTACCAATGCACACAAGATGATAGTGAAAAAGTTTTTGAATTGTTAAAAGGTCAAGGTATGGTCATTCGCGACCCTTACGAAGAGCTTGAAGAGATCATTGACGAAGAAGCGGTGGATATTTTACTCTGCGATGTTCATCATTATCATTCCGCGGCTGCATCCAAAATCGCTTTTATCGAGGTTTCACCTGTGTTGCAAACCTCTTTTATAGGCTATACTGGTCTCCTTAGCTTTGCACATGAGCTCGTTCAAACTCTAGAGGATCCTTTCTTTACAACTGTTTTTCAAAAAGCACCATGGGAATAG